One genomic region from Augochlora pura isolate Apur16 chromosome 7, APUR_v2.2.1, whole genome shotgun sequence encodes:
- the Dnc gene encoding phosphodiesterase dunce isoform X13 — translation MVQQLGTEFGTGNLGDAARYSNQLRTLADLTAMASFVVVQFQRMLNKELSYFSESSKSGVEISEYLCTTFLDKQQELDLPSLRIEDAVTAAGSTDARVVKKMERAQRGPAAMSHISGVKRPLTHTNSFTGERVPLYGVETPSEEELGKLLSDIDKWGIDIFRIGDLSSNRPLTCVAYTVFQRRDLLKSLAIPPKTFVTFMMTLEDHYVKDNPFHNSLHAADVTQSTHALLNTPALQSVFTSLEITAALFAATIHDVDHPGLTNQFLVNSSSELALMYNDVSVLENHHLAVAFKLLQNEGCDIFVNMTSKQRQTLRKMVIDMVLSTDMVKHMSLLADLKTMVETKKVAGSGVLLLDNYTDRIQVLQNLVHCADLSNPTKPLTLYRRWVSLVMEEFFLQGDRERERNMDISPMCDRHRATIEKSQVGFIDYIVHPLWETWADLVHPDAQDILDTLEQNRDWYQSMIPPSPPSDSQQQQGNEQQGDRIHFQVTLEEGDETGDATDTGDTGEAAEDLPGEGGGGELDENAAEAGM, via the exons ATGGTCCAGCAGCTGGGCACCGAGTTCGGAACCGGAAACTTGGGCGACGCAGCGAGATACTCGAACCAGCTGAGGACACTGGCGGACCTTACGGCCATGGCCAGCTTCGTTGTCGTGCAG TTCCAGCGAATGCTGAACAAGGAACTCTCCTACTTCTCCGAGTCCTCGAAGTCTGGCGTCGAGATCTCAGAGTACCTCTGCACGACTTTCCTCG ACAAGCAACAGGAGTTGGATCTGCCCTCCCTGAGAATCGAAGATGCGGTCACGGCTGCAGGCAGCACAGATGCGAGGGTGGTCAAGAAGATGGAGCGGGCCCAGCGGGGCCCGGCTGCCATGTCCCACATCAGCGGCGTGAAACGGCCGCTCACGCACACGAACAGCTTCACGGGAGAACGTGTACCACTCTACGGTGTTGAGACACCCAGCGAGGAGGAGCTCGGCAAG CTCCTGTCGGACATCGACAAGTGGGGCATCGACATCTTCAGGATAGGCGACCTGAGCAGCAACAGACCGCTGACCTGCGTCGCGTACACAGTCTTCCAGAGGCGAGACCTGCTCAAATCCCTGGCCATCCCGCCGAAGACCTTCGTGACATTCATGATGACCCTAGAGGATCATTACGTCAAGGACAATCCCTTCCACAATAGCCTCCACGCGGCCGACGTGACCCAATCCACCCACGCGCTGCTCAACACGCCCGCACTACAG TCCGTGTTCACGTCATTGGAAATCACAGCGGCCCTCTTCGCCGCCACCATTCACGACGTGGACCACCCTGGGCTCACCAATCAGTTCCTCGTCAACTCGA GTTCCGAGCTCGCCTTGATGTACAATGACGTGTCGGTGCTGGAGAACCACCACCTGGCAGTGGCGTTCAAGCTGCTGCAGAACGAGGGCTGCGACATCTTCGTGAACATGACGTCGAAGCAACGGCAGACACTCCGGAAGATGGTGATCGACATGGTCCTGTCCACGGACATGGTGAAGCACATGTCGCTGCTGGCGGACCTGAAGACCATGGTGGAGACGAAGAAGGTCGCCGGTTCCGGGGTCCTCCTGCTAGACAATTACACCGACCGCATCCAGGTTCTGCAGAATCTGGTGCACTGCGCCGACCTGTCCAACCCCACGAAACCCCTGACCCTCTACCGACGGTGGGTCAGCCTTGTCATGGAGGAGTTCTTCCTACAAGGTGACCGCGAACGCGAGCGCAATATGGACATCAGTCCGATGTGCGACCGTCACAGGGCGACGATCGAGAAATCGCAGGTCGGCTTCATCGATTACATCGTCCATCCGCTGTGGGAGACTTGGGCAGACCTCGTGCACCCAGACGCACAGGATATTTTGGACACGCTCGAGCAGAACCGCGATTGGTACCAGTCCATGATCCCTCCGTCGCCGCCGTCCGATAGCCAGCAACAGCAGGGCAACGAGCAGCAGGGCGACAGGATACACTTCCAG GTCACATTGGAAGAAGGTGACGAGACCGGTGACGCCACGGACACCGGGGACACCGGCGAAGCGGCCGAAGACCTGCCCGGCGAGGGCGGGGGCGGTGAGCTGGATGAGAACGCCGCGGAGGCTGGGATGTGA